In Microplitis demolitor isolate Queensland-Clemson2020A chromosome 9, iyMicDemo2.1a, whole genome shotgun sequence, one genomic interval encodes:
- the LOC103569861 gene encoding activated RNA polymerase II transcriptional coactivator p15 isoform X1: MFTYIHTVFLTYIHKYNHTLNCRQSLISNHLKSRYFSTTTLFLNPNKYQDLWKEELDLIYKMPKSKEYLSSDDSSGSSHSEDEKPKKKKPKRDEKKDKDVKEEKPSKKASSSKLEEEEPTWEIGNKKHVTVRKWKGRLYIDIREMYLDNEGSLKPGRKGISLTPENYMKLKDIMGEVDEAVKLKA; the protein is encoded by the exons atgtttacatatatacatacagttTTTctcacatatatacataaatataaccACACACTCAATTGCAGACAATC attaatatCGAATCACTTAAAATCCCGATATTTTTCTACAACTACTTTATTct taAACCCAAATAAATATCAAGACCTTTGGAAAGAGGAACTAGATTTGATTTACAAGATGCCGAAATCTAAAGAATATCTTTCTAGTGATGATTCCAGTGGATCTAGTCACTCtgaa gacgAAAAGCCAAAAAAGAAGAAGCCAAAGCGTGacgaaaaaaaagataaagatgtaaaagaagaaaaaccATCAAAGAAGGCATCTTCAAGTAAACTTGAAGAAGAAGAACCAACATGGGAAATTGGTAACAAGAAACACGTTACTGTTCGTAAATGGAAAGGAAGATTGTACATCGACATCCGTGAAATGTATCTTGATAATGAAGGTTCTCTTAAACCTGGTCGCAAag gaATTTCTCTAACTCCCGAGAACTACATGAAGCTTAAAGACATTATGGGGGAAGTTGATGAAGCAGTCAAACTCAAGGCATAA
- the LOC103569861 gene encoding activated RNA polymerase II transcriptional coactivator p15 isoform X2 encodes MPKSKEYLSSDDSSGSSHSEDEKPKKKKPKRDEKKDKDVKEEKPSKKASSSKLEEEEPTWEIGNKKHVTVRKWKGRLYIDIREMYLDNEGSLKPGRKGISLTPENYMKLKDIMGEVDEAVKLKA; translated from the exons ATGCCGAAATCTAAAGAATATCTTTCTAGTGATGATTCCAGTGGATCTAGTCACTCtgaa gacgAAAAGCCAAAAAAGAAGAAGCCAAAGCGTGacgaaaaaaaagataaagatgtaaaagaagaaaaaccATCAAAGAAGGCATCTTCAAGTAAACTTGAAGAAGAAGAACCAACATGGGAAATTGGTAACAAGAAACACGTTACTGTTCGTAAATGGAAAGGAAGATTGTACATCGACATCCGTGAAATGTATCTTGATAATGAAGGTTCTCTTAAACCTGGTCGCAAag gaATTTCTCTAACTCCCGAGAACTACATGAAGCTTAAAGACATTATGGGGGAAGTTGATGAAGCAGTCAAACTCAAGGCATAA